The genomic region TTGGTTATAGAAGCACTTGCTTCCTTCTGGGCTAGGTCCTCTTGTTTTGCTCAGTTGCAAAGTCTCTGTATTTGCAGatgaattatttacattttagaaATACATCAGCAGCAACAGCCAGAGGGGGCAAGCACACAGGTTTTGGTTGCTCTGGAAGAGCCACCACTGCAGAGAAACTGACTGTGTTGAATTTTTTGTCACCTACTGACCAGATCACACACACCAAAGCAAGTGTTGCCTGGGAATCTTGCCCTTTATTCACAGAAGAAATGGTCTTCATGTACCCAGAGATCCTATGCCAAATGCTGCAGGAGAGGTGAGATTTGGATCTCATGTTTAAAACTCAGTTCCATtactattatttaaaaaaaaatccaattaaaaatTATGCCTTAAAATAGGCAGATATTATCCCTTTCAAGAACATATAACGCATTTTAGATTTTgattcagatttttaataaattgtGCCAGTAGAAGCTTTCAAAGGCAATGATATATCAATAAATAACAGTTAAATTGAGTTCCTGAGAAAGAACCTACCACATGAAAGAATGTCAGATAGatgtaaataacaaaaaatggCATTACTATATAAAAAAGCAGTAATACTGAATCTTACATGAACTGTCACAACACAAGCACTGCATACCTCAGAACATTCCTTTCATACAAATGTAAACAAATACACAATCATTTTTGTTTAGTTTAGGCTGATGAATTTATATGTTGTTGCTTAGATATCTAAACAATGGATAGGATAGGATATGCTAAAACATTAAGGAATAATATGTGGAATAATATAcggaaaaaataatgaagctccagatttaaaattaaaaaaaagcaaaaacacatTAAAGGAGTGCTTTCCTCAAATGTTATTATATGTCAATCACTTTAAATAGGACTGTGTTACACTAATCTGAATTaaggatttttgtgtgtgtttactTATTTagttatatataatatatatgcaaatatgtATGGCTTAATTATCTTTAGTATTCTGATATCACCTTGAATAATTCTCACTTATACATATaagaaaaaagcatattttaacaTAGTTAAGAATTGATATTTCAAAGTATGCCTATAATTTGACAGAAATGCAGGACTATCGTGCTCCATCACAGCAACACTTCTACCTATAGGCAACAGGACAGGATGACCTATGAACAACACCAACATTTTCAGATGTCAGTGCCCAAAACATCAGGATACTAAGTGGATCCGTGGCCACCCACGTGTAGGGTCCCATCTCTGGAAAAGCCACGTACCTCCAGGTTCCGGAGACGTCCATGGAGCTGTGCATGCTCAGCACCAGCCTCACTGCACTGAGGATCTTGCTGtgttccagcagcagagctggataCAACACAGAGCTCTGTGTTGAAGATGCTGAGCTCCAGGTACAGGAGCTCTGCATTACTGTTGGTATCAACCATGGACACCGCGCTGCGTGCTACGTGAATTAGCCCCATCTTGACTGTTGCCACAAATCAGCTCTGCAATAATGGTCTTGCTGTTATTATTGATCCTTTGTGGGGAAACGTGTGTGCTGATGACACTTGTTCACTAAAACAATCTATTACATCAGGCCACAAAATCACTGTTCAGTTATAACCTTTGCAATCTGttttacaaaattaatattGGATACAATCATAAGAGGAAACCACCCACACAATACATTATCAACACACGGTTTAAAATGGTCTAATTTTAGACCCTCAGTAAAAACTGATCCACAGGACCTGCCTGTGAATGGCAAGAAAAGGccttttcaaatagaaaaacaCTGCTCATGCAACATTCTTCACACACTAGACAATTAAATCACACCCAAATTGTCACTTGCTCACACTTTCTATTACACTCCAAtaagcagaaggaaataaagcagcttTCAGGTTATGTCACAATTTTGAAATGTGgaaaatacatataataaacaaaaatcaCGGTGTGAATACAATGGCATAAGTAAATTTAGAAAATTAGAGAgtaggttttttaatttttttttctttcttatattaTTGCACAGAGACCTTTCATCACATGTTCTTCAGCTTTATGCTTCTTCCTAAATGTGAAATAAGTGCtatggataaaataaaaatgtagaaaagaagAACAGCAGCATGATTTGTCAAAGTTAATCCCTATAatttagtaggaaaaaaaaccctgctataaacaaaatataagtgctctttattcatttaaaaaataacgCTGACAGTTGCAGAAATCTGTAAATGTTAATCTGAGTAGGGGGATGGTAACCTCAAATAAAAATAGTCCTAGAAATATCAGACTGCTGGCCTTGCAGATTTTGGTGAAGACCAGGATTTCAAGTTATCAACAAAGTTATTTACAGTAAAACTAACTTGAACTTTCAAGAGTGCCATTTTTAGGACCTGGCCCTGCGAGTTTCTGACTTCCCAGGACGACTCCAGCCTCAGCTGAAGCTACAAGAACTGAACAAGAGCTGCAGGATCAGCTCGTAAATGATCAGTTGAAGGCCCTAATGGATTTGAGATTAGTCTTATCTGGAGTTCCTATACAATAATTTACACATATACAGGCTGACAAGCTCCAGTCTGATCCACCACACCTTTGTCTTCCACATCAGGTTTCTCAGACTGGCCAACTTCCATTCCAGAAGGTTTGGGATACCTGAAGGGATACCCATTGTCATCGAAGAACCTTCGGAAAGTGAACTCATAGAAAGCATGCTCTGTGTGTTTGCTGTTGGAAGAGGCCAGTGGATCCCATGTCCTGGTGCTGTCACCACTGGCATCGTTCCACGGACCTTCCTCTTCAACTGGATCAAAATTTGAAGTGTCCATCGGGTGGCTGATCTTCGGAACATAGGGAGCTGGCTGCCTCCGAATATCAGTAGAGAAGTCCATAGAGTGAAAGAAAGAATGGGCCTTGATATCATCTGCTCCATTTCTTCCCAGCCtgtcctcagcagcacagcagagcttcGTGATGAGATCAGTTGCCTCAGGGCTTAGCTTGATCTGTGAGGGAATGTGCAGTGTGCTTTCCCAATTTATCACCTGGAGGTAAAAAAGATTAAACAACTTTTAATCCTAGCAACAGAATCCTTCCTATTGTCAACACTAGCTGTACAGAAACATACACATAACCAACCACCTCACAGTCTATATAATTAGATCAGAGGTTCAAGAACCCAAAGATTAGATTGCATCAGCTGTTAATAGTGTCTTTAATGAACCAAGAAACACTGTTAGATAGCAGATAAGAGCAgcaattccattttaaaagaaggCAGACTCCTGCCTGAATGCTCTCCTCATCTGATTTGAGAACATACTCAGTTTACACATGACTTCATGGAATGACCTCATGGAATGACTTCAAGAAATTACCATTTCATCTCCAAAATgtaaacaaggaaaaatggtCATGAGATACACcctttctaataaaaatatactCACTGCTTGACACTTTGAAACACATTGCCAACTCTAATTATCACTAGTATACCAGCTTACTCAAATCTGATATTCACTCTAAGGAATTTAAATGGGTGAACTTCTGCTGAGACTTAAAAAACTATTAACTATCTATGCAGTTGGACAAGTCAGTTCTAAGTCTGATATTTACCATCTTCACTGATGGGGAAAGGATTTGTCCCTACATAGAACTATTTAGAAAAACTGGCTCTTGTAATCACTACTCCTTCCTCTAGTAAAACAAGAGAGAATAGGTCTGTGCAttgagaagggaaggggaaaggttAAAATTCTGCTACCACAGACTGGAATTTTGCTTCAACTTACCTTTAGCTGGGTTTCTGTGGGTGTAGGAGCCAGAAAAGGAGGCTGCCCCACTAACATCTCAAAGAGGATAACACCAACACTCCACCAGTCACAAAGCTGAGTGTATCCTAAAAGGCAAGTCAAAAGTTTGTCCTCCACCAACCAAAGAGAGTGTGCATAGAGTTAAATGCAAAACATACAGCATagatttctgtcttttcttagACATAAAGTTTGTGACCTAAAAACAAAGGACCTCCACTTCACCTTCATCATAACATTGCTTCTGCTTGCTGACCTGAATTCTACTGCTGTCAGGAAAAGATCTAATACTGTTGTCTGGGAATCTTTCTGAATAAATTTAATTCTCCATAAAAGTGAGTGATGAAGCAATATAATTAGAAagaatactttattttttccatgacCTGAAGTTCATGCCTCATGCAAGCTCCAAGCAGAGGAGCAATTTCAATCACTTAATTGCTGTAACAAACAAATAAGGTTGTGTTTGAGATCTCTGAAAAAACAGGATGCAAACATTAATTTCAACAGAGATTTGTGTTGTCAGGTGATGTAGGGTCCAACATGACATGTTGTCTCAGCTTGTCAAATATCTCAACATGTCAAATATCTCAACTTTAGAAAGACTGGGCTTAGGATCTGACTTGTAGACAACTCTGAACAACTCATATCCTTATTGCAGTGACCACATCTGTTCTGCATGGATAGCCACCAAGTACTGTCTAAAGTaatcttagaatcacagaattatggAGTGCAGGGCATCCAGTGTAATTGTGGAAGAATGTTTGTTGGGTTTCACCAAGATATTGGTTGGGAATCTGGAGGACACGTTTCCAGCAATTTACATCATCCATATTTAAATGGCCCATCTGAATCACCTATAGGGAACCATCAGCTGGCTACTCACTGGTCTATGCAAACTTGCTAGCAGTCACAGGTATACTCCATGAAGACAGATAATCTGCTTTATACTTCAACCTTTATAGTTTCaataatatgtatatataaaacatCTGACACATTTATTATCAGTCATTCAAAGGCCTCTGAGTGTAGATATACAAAGGCACACAAGCTATGatcaccatcaccatcaacAATGTGATGCTGAACAATGAAGCATGTAGAGAAATCTGTTGTCCTTAATCTGAGCTAAGAGTTTTTGGCCTCCAGAATCAAGCAGCAAGCTTCTTTaagtcagaaaaggaaaaaaaaaagtatttcaaagcaTCAGTGTTTACCTAAACAGGAGAAAAACACAGGTTACCACAGGTTGCCTACCTTTACGAAGCAGGACTTCAGGAGCAATATAATTAGGGGTTCCAACTAATGAGTGGGCTAGACATCTCTGATGCTGCTTCTTAGCTCTTTGTTCCAATGTTTTCAGCCTATCTCCACATCTACAATTGGACACATCATCCCAAAGATCACTGGGCTCCATGCTGTCTTGTCTGATATGGCTCCCTTTCAGATGGGAGAGAAAATTTATATTCAACGTtataaaaaataacacaaagagaaataacacaaagagaaaaaataacacaaagagaaaaactgtATCTTGATTTAGTAGTATCATCTTCGATTCTCGCTGAAGAACACCACTTGAACTTTAAACCCAAGGCATTTTCTTGTGCTCTCCCCTTCAAAAATGGTTTTCCATAGCCATCCAAACGTGTCTgtctcagtgcaaggaagcaCGGTCTCATATGGGAGATACAGAACAACAGAGTATATTTAGGATTAGCTACAACCATTGTTTATGGTCTTTCTGCCAACAGAGACCAATGATTCTCAATGGCACACATAGGAGGTGTGTGGACTACTTAAAATCTGTGTTAAAATTACTTCACCAAGAGACTCTCCAATTTAAAGGGGAGGACTTACATTTAAgttttccaaactgaaaaattGCTGCTACTGCAGTGGTTGGTCAGATTACTGGCAGGGGcttaaataatatttgaaacAAAGGACGGGAAACTAAGTAATTGTGACAGTTACCAAGAAACAGACCCATCATATTGTCATTGACCCTTTACCAATGTACACACCTCTCTTTTCTGAGCTGGCATGTCTGCCAGGAGGTACCTGtttgtttcaaaagaaataatgcaACATCATCACAAATAAATCCTAAGAACACTACCTTTCTGATAGTATTTGGAGTTGTGAGTCCACCTGAATCCAGTACACAGTCCAAAGTCAGTCAGTTTGATATGCCCATCAAGGTCTATCAGAATGTTGTCAGGCTTGATGTCTCGATGAATAAATCCCATTTTGTGCACACTCTCTATAGCCAAAGTGAGCTCTGCAATATAAAATCTAGCCAGACGCTCTGGAAAGACCTCCATTCGAATCAGTAGGCTCATCATATCCCCACCAGGGATGTAGTCCATCACAAAGTACAAGTTCTCTTTATCTTGGAAGGAATAATAGAGTTTAACCACCCACTCGTTGTCTGCCTCAGCAAGTATGTCCCTCTCTGCTTTGACGTGAGCCACCTGGTTCCTGTTCAGCACATCTTTCTTCCGCAGAGTCTTCATGGCATACAGGGCGTGGGTATCCACTTTGCAGGCCAGGCATACTTCTCCAAATGCACCAATACCCAGAGTCTTGATTTTCACAAACATAGACTTGTCCATTTTAGCCCTTTTAAGTCTGTTGTAGTTGGACTCCTTCTGGTAGAGAATTTTCCTCATTTGTTCTTGTTCTGCTTCACAAAGGCCAGCCTTTacaaaggaaagcaaaccaCAAGAGCTAGTACTGTTACATTCATTGCAAGAGAACAACAAACTTTACCAAAATGCAATTCTcagaaaaaataagcaagaacaagaaaagatgTATTCATGAGACATTTATCCTGTTGGCTGCCTGTTGAGGTATTTCTCAAATACTGGAAAATTCACTGTGCCCTCATTTGTCACCTGAATTTGCCATATCTGAGATTAATTTGCCTTTCTCATTTGACTGAGGGGCAATACTGTTAGAGAAGGGAATGTAACATAACAAACCCTCCACCAGTGCATCAACTGGAGCACTTTGAGAGGAAGATTAGTGTGTGGTGGGAAGGGGCAAtggggaggagggcagagggggTTGAAACTGACTGATATTGCAGACTGGAAACCCAAGCATACGCCCACAGGGATGCTGCTTagattgatttattttcacatcTGTCGCCCAGGTCTTTAAAGATGAATGTGGGCTGCCAGACTATGCAGTGAGATCCTCCCAGTATAAAATTAAATCTCTATGAATAAAAGATGGAGAAAGACTGCAGAAACTTGCAGAACAGGTAGGATGAATTTTCAGACAACAGCCAAATCAAGTAATaccatttttaaattgtaaGGAAAGTATATCAGTCCATTAAAAGGAAGTATTTATTGGTTTAAGGTAAAATAATTAGTGTGTTGTGTTCTTGGTTAACTCTAGAATAATGTGATATGCAGACAGCCAAAATCTCCTGGGTTCATAGCGTATTATGCCAGCCAGTTAAGAGGTTGCTAGGGGAAGgagttgtttttgtttataGCTGAATTATCACTGAGTTATGAAGTGAGGGAAAACTGAAGagtcagaagagaaaaactaaaGCAATTAACTGCTGTTTTACTTCTCTAGAGATCATCCCCTAATTCAATGTCAGGAAAATATTCACTCCATCCAAGCAATGCAACACAATCTGTACTTGCACTGAGGACAAACTATTAACTGTCACTAAAACAACCTTTCAGGAGTTTTCATTAGTATGTTCGTTTCATTTTAATCCCCAAAACGAATAGCTGGGTTTTCTGGAGCGATGTCAGCATCAAATTGATTCTGGAAACTGACAAACTAGGTACAATTGGGTTGGTAATTATCCATTATGTGTTAATAATAGCTTTCCTCAAAGTTTATCCTTAAATACAAAAGTACACTAGTCATATTCTACTCATGCCTGGGAAAAAAGCCtctttcacatttaaaaattagaaacaaaactgCCAGAGCAACCATCAAAGCTTGGCAGCTCTGTTTTAAGTAGCCCTATCAGTGAATCACCTTAGGTCTGAGCTACAATTAGGCATGAAAGAAGCTCTCACTTGAAAGTGCATTTCCCTGAGACCTGTTTCTAGAACAAGTTCCAGCAAGGGTCCTGAGATTAGTTCAAGCTGGCCAAGATATGATTACTTGCACAATATTATTACTTACATGTGTCCAACAGACAACTTCCTGTCAAGTATTACATACTTGCCTGAAAATATGGTACAGTGAATATACTGCCAAGTTGAACCGTAGCTTTTGTGAATGAGTGGCTATGGTGGAACAGGGAGGAAGAACTGGGGCAAACAGACTCTTTTCAGAGTTTTTTAAGAGCTGCCAAAGTATTGCCAGTGCTATCTCAGCTTCAGATTTGGCTTCTGAGTTTTTTCCTAGGCTAACGTAATATTTTCCTACTGTGGGGATGGGGTGTTGgcttaattttacttttctagTATGGAGATATATTAAATCTCAGGTTTTTCAGCCTCCCAGACCTGCACCTAAGTGAATATAGTCTGGTACAGGGAGGTGCTGGATACCTACTACTTCCAGTGGAGtctgcctttttaaattttgtgacCGATTAAAAATAGTGATAATCTATTTGACCCCATTAGCTTTTATTATAACAAAACAAGAAGAATTACTTTAGCCATTTCTTGCTCCAATTGTAATCTTCTGTTAATTTTCTGCTGGTAGGTCTTTATGACATTTTCTACATGTTGCTCCATGTAGAACTTGAAGGCAAAAGGTGAGTAGCTCTTTATTCGCGATTCTcgcttttcttcatctttgccGTTTTTTCGCACAGGCACCGGAGATGTCTGTATCTGTTTTTTATCCTTGCTTGGTTTTTCAGCTTTAgtgttcttgctgcttttgtCATTTCGCTCACTGTTCTCCTCAGCCTTATTGCATGTTGAATTGGGGACTACACGGAGGGTCTGCTCTACACCCATGCATAAGCAGTTGATATCAAACTGCTCGGAGCTACCGGGAAGGAACAAATGCTTGGGATACGGCGGTGGTGGGCACCGCAGTTCCTGGTTACCATAATCCACATCTAGTTGATAGGCATTAGCTGCTCCTACAGGTGGCACATGCTGCTCCATTATCTCCAAGCCATCCACAGCTGGTGCCTGTGCAGGTAACCAACCGGGATGGGAAGGTCCCACTGCAGTCTGAGGCTCAGGTCTCATCACTCGCATGCTCTTCACTGGCTGGAGAATATGAGCAGATGTGACTGCTGTGATGGTATTTGGAGATGTAATTGAGGGATCAGGTTTTCCTGGAGGAACCTGTCTTATAGACACCGCCACTTGCGGCTGTTGCTGGTGGTTGTTAAAGGAGTTTGTTCTGCTCGGCACTGTAGCATCGGGTCTGAAGGATACATGTTGCCGTGGAGATGTTTCTATTCCTGGATTTTGTAAAGAATCTCGTCGTGAAGGTGTTGATGCCTGCCACTGCTGCACTTGAGGATTGTTCATGTCATAGAGGTCCATATTTAGGCTATTTCTAGACGGAGT from Heliangelus exortis chromosome 1, bHelExo1.hap1, whole genome shotgun sequence harbors:
- the LATS2 gene encoding serine/threonine-protein kinase LATS2 isoform X1; the encoded protein is MRPKTFPATSYSGNSRQRLQEIREGLKQPSKSTGQGLPIGPGSETSLDSKILIGKDAARQQQMRQTPKFGPYQKALREIRYSLLPFANESSTTAAVEVNRQMLQELVNAGCDQEMAVRALKQTGSRSIEAALEYISKMSYLDPRNEQIVRVIKQTSPGKGIVPNNVTRRPSFEGSNESFPSYHQISNAAYEGTGFGAEGANMLTEVPRPYMDYLISTSQSTAMNAPVQRPSAVGTHSTPTSHQQKTYPANIESSVINYPVANHSNQALQLQASHGSNSQHYSRQHMMVQGEPMGYGVQRSPSFQNKMQQEGGYTSLPNKGAVVQNNSGHAFQQAPASLYISHSHHKQTSPSSHQMHVISRGPAFANDFSDSPPQNLLTPSRNSLNMDLYDMNNPQVQQWQASTPSRRDSLQNPGIETSPRQHVSFRPDATVPSRTNSFNNHQQQPQVAVSIRQVPPGKPDPSITSPNTITAVTSAHILQPVKSMRVMRPEPQTAVGPSHPGWLPAQAPAVDGLEIMEQHVPPVGAANAYQLDVDYGNQELRCPPPPYPKHLFLPGSSEQFDINCLCMGVEQTLRVVPNSTCNKAEENSERNDKSSKNTKAEKPSKDKKQIQTSPVPVRKNGKDEEKRESRIKSYSPFAFKFYMEQHVENVIKTYQQKINRRLQLEQEMAKAGLCEAEQEQMRKILYQKESNYNRLKRAKMDKSMFVKIKTLGIGAFGEVCLACKVDTHALYAMKTLRKKDVLNRNQVAHVKAERDILAEADNEWVVKLYYSFQDKENLYFVMDYIPGGDMMSLLIRMEVFPERLARFYIAELTLAIESVHKMGFIHRDIKPDNILIDLDGHIKLTDFGLCTGFRWTHNSKYYQKGSHIRQDSMEPSDLWDDVSNCRCGDRLKTLEQRAKKQHQRCLAHSLVGTPNYIAPEVLLRKGYTQLCDWWSVGVILFEMLVGQPPFLAPTPTETQLKVINWESTLHIPSQIKLSPEATDLITKLCCAAEDRLGRNGADDIKAHSFFHSMDFSTDIRRQPAPYVPKISHPMDTSNFDPVEEEGPWNDASGDSTRTWDPLASSNSKHTEHAFYEFTFRRFFDDNGYPFRYPKPSGMEVGQSEKPDVEDKGVVDQTGACQPVYV
- the LATS2 gene encoding serine/threonine-protein kinase LATS2 isoform X2 — translated: MAVRALKQTGSRSIEAALEYISKMSYLDPRNEQIVRVIKQTSPGKGIVPNNVTRRPSFEGSNESFPSYHQISNAAYEGTGFGAEGANMLTEVPRPYMDYLISTSQSTAMNAPVQRPSAVGTHSTPTSHQQKTYPANIESSVINYPVANHSNQALQLQASHGSNSQHYSRQHMMVQGEPMGYGVQRSPSFQNKMQQEGGYTSLPNKGAVVQNNSGHAFQQAPASLYISHSHHKQTSPSSHQMHVISRGPAFANDFSDSPPQNLLTPSRNSLNMDLYDMNNPQVQQWQASTPSRRDSLQNPGIETSPRQHVSFRPDATVPSRTNSFNNHQQQPQVAVSIRQVPPGKPDPSITSPNTITAVTSAHILQPVKSMRVMRPEPQTAVGPSHPGWLPAQAPAVDGLEIMEQHVPPVGAANAYQLDVDYGNQELRCPPPPYPKHLFLPGSSEQFDINCLCMGVEQTLRVVPNSTCNKAEENSERNDKSSKNTKAEKPSKDKKQIQTSPVPVRKNGKDEEKRESRIKSYSPFAFKFYMEQHVENVIKTYQQKINRRLQLEQEMAKAGLCEAEQEQMRKILYQKESNYNRLKRAKMDKSMFVKIKTLGIGAFGEVCLACKVDTHALYAMKTLRKKDVLNRNQVAHVKAERDILAEADNEWVVKLYYSFQDKENLYFVMDYIPGGDMMSLLIRMEVFPERLARFYIAELTLAIESVHKMGFIHRDIKPDNILIDLDGHIKLTDFGLCTGFRWTHNSKYYQKGSHIRQDSMEPSDLWDDVSNCRCGDRLKTLEQRAKKQHQRCLAHSLVGTPNYIAPEVLLRKGYTQLCDWWSVGVILFEMLVGQPPFLAPTPTETQLKVINWESTLHIPSQIKLSPEATDLITKLCCAAEDRLGRNGADDIKAHSFFHSMDFSTDIRRQPAPYVPKISHPMDTSNFDPVEEEGPWNDASGDSTRTWDPLASSNSKHTEHAFYEFTFRRFFDDNGYPFRYPKPSGMEVGQSEKPDVEDKGVVDQTGACQPVYV